In Bacteriovorax sp. PP10, the genomic window ATTTACGACAAATGTAAAATCAGTCAATCCAGTGCCAAATCCTCAAAATAATATTGAAGTGGTTAACCTGAATATAGACGTACTGGAAAATTTCTTAGCAGGTTGTAACGCCAGCTCTACTCACACTATAAACTGTCGTGCTGCTATCTCACGTTATTGCATCAACCAGGGCTATGCCAGCGGTGGATATGGACCAACTGATCAAAACAATGGTGTCGTGAATATTACCTGTATTCAAGAAAACGCTTCAAAGCTTTTGACTACAACTCTAGCTTCTCTTAAAAAAATTCAATCAAGATGTTCTGGACTTGCCAGTGATTTTTGCAACTCTGCGATCAATCAGTATTGTAATACCAATGGATATGCTGGTGGCGGATTTGGTCCAAGTGAATTTGATGGAACGAATGTGAAGCTTGTTTGTCTTAAAGCTCCACGTGGATATTCAATTTATACAACATTAAGTCACATGAAGACCTTTCATTCAGCTTGTAGTGATTCAGATGTTAATAGTGTTGCTTGTAACTCTGCAGTTAATAAGTTTTGTGCGACGGCCGGGTATAAGAGTACATTTGGGATTCTGGAGCACGTTGCTGATGCTTTAGTCGTAGGTTGCCTGAATTAACTTTGACCATAATAAAACCTTAAAAACCCTAACTGTCTTAATGGTATAATTTACCCCTCATAGAATTTTTCATAAGCGCAGCTAACATTGAATAACACCCCTTTGTGAGGAAATTCCATGCCTAAAGCTCTTCTATTGCTCTTTGCAATCATGATGACTGCTTTACCCTGCACTTCATTTTCTCAAGAATTCCAAAAAATAATTCTTGAGAATAAAGAAAATATTCGCTACTTAAAAAATAATATTCTAGAAATTGCGGCGGAACTTCCCAAGGGAACTTTGATTCAATTTCTAAAAGACAACCAAAATGTATTCTACGACTATCGTGATTCAAAGGGAGTCGTTCAACGATCGAGCACGGGATTTTTTTCAGGAGTTACAATCATAAGTGTGACACCTGAGAATGTTAATTCATTTCCAGAATCAAGAATTAAAAAACTTAATGCTACAATCGATGGTCTATTTATTACAAAAAGTCTTCAAGAGGCCAATAACCAGGAATTTTTCCAGGCACTTATTCCTGGAGCACTAAACGCTGACTACTTATCAATATTTACTGAATCAGGAAAAGCAAAGTACTCTTACACGAATTACTTCACAAAACGTTTTGGCAATCGCCTGAACCATATTCTCACAGACGATGAAATAAGTTCTCGTGATAGAGTCAAATGGAGTGCTGTCTACGAAGAATTAAAAAGGGCCGCAAGTCGCGAAGATAAAACACCAACGGATTATCTTTTTACGACAGTTGATCTTGCAAACAAACATACTACTCTCTTTGAACAAACTGGCGAAACTCAACCAAAAGGGGCCTGGACGATGGCCGTTAAATCAACAGCTGTCCGTCATGGCTTTCCAAATGTCCCCTGTGCAGAATTTATGTCTGAAATGATCCGCCAGGCCTACATGCGATCTGGATACGATTTTACTGAAGACTTCAATAATTCAAAAGATAACTATCTCATCTGGAACAAAACAGCTGCCGTTGTAAATCTTGCAAACTCACTTCACAAAGCAGAATGGATTCCATGGGAGCTAAGCAAATTCTCTCCGCCAACTGGTGCCATCATGATGCATGAACAAGCAACATCTCCAGGCCACACATACATGATTGCTGGAGACAACGGACGCTTTGTTGTCGACAACGGCTCTCCGGCCGGAAGAGACCTTCGTAAAACCGCTAAAAAAACCATTGAGATTATGTTCAAGGGAGGAGTCTTTTTCTTGCCTCCGGGAATTACTCCTAGAGCTTGGTAGATCGAATATGAGGGAGCGTACAACCGGTACGTGACCGAGTATGAGAGAGAAGCAACGACGAATATGGATGATTATAAGAATTGTGGTGAATCATTCTCATGGAGGATTCTTTCGAACCCGAATGATTCCATGAGGTTATTGGATTTTTAAGCCCAATTAAGCACAGAACCACACAACTGTGTGGTAGATATACGGCATGCCCGACAAAATTTGGTGAGATGAGAAGAGAATAGTTAAAGGTCACGATTTGTGACCTTTAACTTGAATTATTCAGATACTTACAATTAAAGATCACAATCGGTGATCTTTAATTTCTTTTAAGGCCAATTTTTTTACGATTTACAGGTAACTTCGGTGTGATGTCTTCTTCTAGTGAATCAAGTCTCTCAAAAACAATCTTGAAGAGCTTTGTTGAACTCTCTTCAAACTCTCCAATACGCTCATGAAGTGCTGATTCCATGGATAAAAAACTTCGCAGTTTAGTAAATGTCCTAATAATCAAAATATTGATGTGAATGGCCTTTTTGCTGCTTAGAACGCTTGAGAGCATTGCTACACCATTCTCTGTAAAAGCATTTGGTCGGTATTTTAAAATCGAATAAGCTTGTGAGCTAATTTTAACCGAATCAAATTCTTCATGAGAAAGTGTGAACATAAAGTCTTCTGGGAAGCGGTCTAAATTTCTTTTCACCGCCTGATTCAAAGCTCTAGTCTCTACTCCGTAAAGCTTAGCTAGGTCATTATCTAGCATCACCCTGTTACCTCTTATTATATAGATCATATTTTCAATTTCTAAGATGTCCTGATCATTACTAATCATTCATAGACCTCCCAGAAAAAATACTCACGACATTATCACCAAAGCTAATTTCATTAGGCATAAACCCTAGACTATCAGTTGCTCCCTTAGTCTCGACTCCTGCGAGTCTTAAATAAATGTCCATTGTCGATGATTTTTTCCATCCTCCAATTTTCATAACAACTGCCGCGGGAACTCCATTTGCTAGCATTTGAGTTGCAAAGCAGGCCCTGAGCGCATGAAACTTAATTGGCTTTATATTGATAGACTTCAAAAAGGTTTTAAGCGGCACAGCTTGATCCCCATTGTCCCATTCCTTAAATCTTGGAAAGACAAAAGGACTTATATGAGATTCTGGTTTTTGTCTCAACTCTAGAAGAAGACTCTTCAAACTTGAGTTGATTGGAACTGTTCGCCAGTATCGCCCCTTAGTCGGCCCAATACATTTTTTGGTTGAATCATAGGATTCATGAACCATAATTAAATCTTTTTCAAGATCAATTCTGGACCACGATAAAG contains:
- a CDS encoding ORF6N domain-containing protein, with amino-acid sequence MISNDQDILEIENMIYIIRGNRVMLDNDLAKLYGVETRALNQAVKRNLDRFPEDFMFTLSHEEFDSVKISSQAYSILKYRPNAFTENGVAMLSSVLSSKKAIHINILIIRTFTKLRSFLSMESALHERIGEFEESSTKLFKIVFERLDSLEEDITPKLPVNRKKIGLKRN